Proteins encoded in a region of the Streptomyces sp. NBC_00258 genome:
- a CDS encoding SDR family NAD(P)-dependent oxidoreductase has translation MDLGLTDQVALVTGGTRGIGEATVRAFAAEGARVALTYTDSKDRAAALVRELGGPERALAVRYDLAHRADVDALVPAVEQRFGAVDVLVANAVRRPTGPPGSCFENLDPVVWAALIDDNLTATLRTVQTALSGMRRRGHGRIVLISSHLAARGQEGQEVYTAAKSALHGFALSLARAVGPDGVLVNVVSPGLTTTEGALHHLPSAVLERAAASMPTGRLGTPEEVARAVVFYSSAANENITGELVSLVGRG, from the coding sequence ATGGATCTCGGACTGACGGACCAGGTCGCCCTCGTCACCGGAGGAACCCGCGGAATCGGCGAGGCCACCGTGCGCGCCTTCGCCGCGGAAGGCGCGCGGGTCGCTCTGACGTACACCGACTCGAAGGACCGGGCAGCGGCTCTCGTACGCGAACTCGGCGGCCCGGAGCGTGCGTTGGCCGTCCGCTACGACCTGGCCCACCGCGCCGACGTGGACGCGCTCGTGCCAGCCGTGGAGCAGCGCTTCGGCGCCGTCGACGTGCTCGTCGCCAACGCCGTGCGTAGGCCCACGGGCCCCCCCGGCTCCTGCTTCGAGAACCTCGACCCAGTGGTCTGGGCCGCCCTCATCGACGACAACCTGACCGCGACACTGCGCACCGTGCAGACCGCGCTCTCCGGAATGCGCCGACGCGGCCACGGCCGGATCGTACTGATCTCCTCGCACCTGGCGGCAAGGGGACAGGAGGGGCAGGAGGTCTACACGGCGGCCAAGTCGGCGCTGCACGGCTTCGCGCTCAGCCTGGCCCGCGCCGTCGGGCCCGACGGTGTCCTCGTCAACGTGGTCAGCCCGGGGCTGACCACGACAGAGGGCGCCCTGCACCACCTCCCCTCGGCCGTCCTCGAGAGAGCGGCCGCCTCGATGCCCACCGGCCGCCTCGGCACTCCTGAGGAAGTCGCCAGGGCTGTCGTCTTCTACAGCTCGGCGGCCAACGAGAACATCACCGGCGAGCTGGTCTCCCTGGTCGGACGCGGGTGA
- a CDS encoding SRPBCC family protein: MVNTQAPLGDSVVVDAPAKVVLDLIADTDPLHYLSPAIVYAERDITGPAQDSVTVWTITEDERVWSRIQHRTFDADGLRIAFEDAPESTLAGVRGEWILRAVSDDKTEIELRQDTSALTGSEAVARAESARSDLLSTVAFGAGNRSELADLVVDFRDPLFAAGSAEDAYKILYEADRWPERLAHVSRIDMTEDMPGIQFFDMDTTTSDGAPHTTRSVRICFPHSKIVYKQIGLPALLDAHTGHWLFTPTREGIIVESRHVAVIKRSMLSILGEGTTVEAARRYLRQALSTNSMTNLRIAKEFAEEQARA; encoded by the coding sequence GTGGTCAACACCCAAGCTCCCCTGGGCGATTCGGTCGTCGTCGACGCCCCAGCCAAGGTCGTCCTCGACCTGATCGCCGACACCGATCCGCTCCACTACCTCTCTCCCGCCATCGTGTACGCCGAGCGGGACATCACCGGGCCGGCACAGGACTCCGTGACGGTGTGGACCATCACCGAGGACGAGCGGGTGTGGTCCCGCATCCAGCACCGCACCTTCGACGCCGACGGCCTGCGGATCGCCTTCGAGGACGCCCCCGAGTCCACCCTGGCCGGGGTGCGCGGCGAGTGGATCCTGCGCGCGGTCTCGGACGACAAGACCGAGATCGAGCTGAGGCAGGACACCAGCGCGCTCACCGGCTCCGAGGCCGTGGCCCGGGCCGAGAGCGCCCGCTCCGATCTGCTGTCCACGGTGGCGTTCGGGGCCGGAAACCGGTCGGAGCTCGCGGACCTGGTCGTCGACTTCCGCGATCCGCTGTTCGCCGCGGGGTCCGCGGAGGACGCGTACAAGATCCTTTACGAGGCCGACCGCTGGCCCGAGCGGCTCGCCCACGTCTCCCGTATCGACATGACGGAGGACATGCCGGGCATCCAGTTCTTCGACATGGACACCACGACGTCCGACGGCGCGCCACACACGACGCGCTCGGTGCGGATCTGCTTCCCCCACTCGAAGATCGTCTACAAGCAGATCGGGCTGCCCGCCCTGCTGGACGCGCACACCGGGCACTGGCTGTTCACGCCGACCCGCGAGGGGATCATCGTCGAGTCGCGGCATGTCGCCGTCATCAAGCGCTCGATGCTGTCGATCCTCGGGGAGGGCACCACGGTCGAGGCCGCCCGCCGCTATCTGCGCCAGGCGTTGAGCACCAACTCCATGACCAATCTGCGGATCGCCAAGGAGTTCGCCGAGGAGCAGGCGCGTGCGTGA
- a CDS encoding class I adenylate-forming enzyme family protein, translated as MREPVARLDDLTRQASVADPDGVAVRTDRGDSLTFAELERRVGGCATRIRSLAGGPGAVVAITSVLHPDFAVAYFGALRAGNVVVPVNPLLRAEGLARLVAASGAGLVLTTPEIAEQLGDGVPALDLGDRALWDAEPSADVPAAGPDDVASVHFTSGTTGAPKGVRQTHRNLAVNAAQTVHAHGLDSSSVTLNHLPTYHPMHLNSALFAGAEQVLATDPDLAASLRTANEARATRYYSLPMRLSRLAVRPDLADLRLETVEAVFSGGSALPVPAARALGEHFGIPVLQGYGLAETAPMTHCGSRTRPKEGSCGPPVPLTECRIVDLTTGKALGSGERGEIQVRGPQLMKGYLGEPDGAALDSEGWFATGDVGQVDEDGCLFVVDRLKDVFKCDNWLVSPQEIERVLLGHPDVTDCAVVDHPDRFSGGVAAALVVTRSGEGQETLDAIAADVNSGLPYYQHIRHIRAVDEIARSGGGKIRRQDLRRLFDDLIATGD; from the coding sequence GTGCGTGAGCCCGTCGCTCGTCTGGACGACCTGACCCGCCAGGCCTCCGTGGCCGATCCCGACGGTGTTGCCGTTCGCACGGACCGCGGCGACTCGCTGACCTTCGCCGAGCTGGAACGCCGGGTGGGCGGCTGCGCGACGCGGATCAGGAGCCTGGCGGGCGGACCCGGCGCGGTCGTCGCGATCACCTCCGTCCTCCACCCCGACTTCGCCGTGGCGTACTTCGGGGCCCTGCGCGCGGGCAACGTCGTCGTACCGGTCAATCCCCTCCTGCGCGCGGAGGGCCTGGCCCGGCTCGTCGCCGCGAGCGGGGCCGGCCTGGTGCTCACCACACCGGAGATCGCGGAGCAGTTGGGCGACGGGGTGCCCGCGCTCGACCTCGGGGACCGGGCGCTGTGGGACGCCGAGCCGTCAGCGGACGTACCGGCGGCCGGGCCGGACGACGTCGCCTCCGTACACTTCACCAGCGGCACGACCGGCGCCCCGAAGGGCGTGCGGCAGACACACCGCAACCTGGCGGTCAACGCGGCGCAGACGGTGCACGCGCACGGTCTGGACAGCAGCTCGGTGACACTCAACCACCTGCCCACCTACCATCCGATGCACCTCAACTCGGCGCTGTTCGCCGGCGCCGAGCAGGTCCTGGCCACCGACCCGGACCTGGCCGCGTCCCTGCGGACGGCGAACGAGGCACGTGCCACGCGCTACTACAGCCTGCCGATGCGGCTCAGCCGTCTCGCGGTGCGTCCGGACCTGGCGGACCTGCGGCTGGAGACCGTGGAGGCCGTCTTCTCCGGCGGTTCCGCACTGCCCGTCCCGGCGGCCCGGGCACTCGGTGAACACTTCGGAATTCCGGTGCTCCAGGGGTACGGACTCGCGGAGACCGCGCCGATGACCCACTGCGGCAGCCGTACCCGTCCCAAGGAGGGCTCCTGCGGACCGCCGGTGCCCCTCACCGAGTGCCGGATCGTGGATCTCACCACGGGCAAGGCGCTCGGGTCGGGCGAGCGGGGCGAGATACAGGTGCGCGGCCCACAGTTAATGAAGGGCTACCTGGGTGAACCCGACGGCGCGGCCCTGGACTCCGAGGGGTGGTTCGCCACCGGTGACGTCGGCCAGGTCGACGAGGACGGCTGTCTCTTCGTCGTCGACCGGCTCAAGGACGTCTTCAAGTGCGACAACTGGCTGGTGTCGCCGCAGGAGATCGAGCGCGTGCTGCTCGGCCACCCCGACGTCACGGACTGCGCGGTCGTCGACCACCCGGACCGGTTCAGCGGTGGCGTGGCGGCCGCCCTCGTGGTCACCCGTAGCGGCGAGGGACAGGAGACGCTCGACGCGATCGCCGCGGACGTCAACTCCGGCCTCCCGTACTACCAGCACATCCGGCACATCCGGGCGGTCGACGAGATCGCCCGTTCCGGCGGCGGCAAGATCCGTCGCCAGGATCTGCGCCGCCTCTTCGACGATCTGATCGCGACCGGCGACTGA
- a CDS encoding antibiotic biosynthesis monooxygenase family protein, which produces MVTLINKFTVTGEVDAFRRAIAEVSAYMQAQPGFISHEVYRSLSKPNIFVETAHWDHADSHKKAVQSEEFRNRVRGLAGLATPDADLYSAVESH; this is translated from the coding sequence ATGGTGACCCTGATCAACAAGTTCACGGTGACCGGCGAAGTCGACGCATTCCGCCGCGCCATCGCCGAGGTCAGCGCCTACATGCAGGCCCAACCGGGCTTCATCAGCCACGAGGTGTACCGCTCACTCAGCAAGCCGAACATCTTCGTGGAGACCGCCCACTGGGACCACGCCGACTCGCACAAGAAGGCCGTGCAGAGCGAGGAGTTCCGCAACCGCGTACGCGGTCTGGCGGGCCTGGCCACGCCGGACGCGGATCTCTACAGCGCGGTCGAGAGCCACTGA
- a CDS encoding nuclear transport factor 2 family protein has product MTDTTLEPAPAQEALYVEVQQFYARHMQLLDSGRADEWARTFTEDGEFAPEHRPEPVVGRAALAQAVRSTHEALVAEGEVRRHWHGMVAVEPAADGSLHVRCYALIIGTVVGGDPQVRMSCVCEDVLVREAGELKVSRRRVTKDGVSAPG; this is encoded by the coding sequence ATGACCGACACCACACTTGAACCGGCACCCGCACAGGAAGCGCTCTATGTCGAAGTACAGCAGTTCTACGCCCGCCACATGCAACTCCTCGACAGCGGCAGGGCGGACGAGTGGGCCCGGACCTTCACAGAGGACGGGGAGTTCGCTCCGGAACACCGGCCCGAACCCGTCGTCGGACGCGCCGCGCTCGCCCAGGCCGTACGCTCCACCCACGAGGCACTGGTGGCCGAGGGCGAGGTGCGCCGGCATTGGCACGGCATGGTCGCGGTGGAGCCCGCGGCCGACGGTTCGCTGCACGTGCGGTGTTACGCGCTCATCATCGGCACGGTGGTGGGAGGCGACCCGCAGGTGAGGATGAGCTGCGTGTGCGAGGACGTCCTCGTCCGTGAGGCGGGCGAGCTCAAGGTGAGCCGCCGGCGTGTCACCAAGGACGGGGTGAGCGCGCCCGGGTGA
- a CDS encoding methyltransferase: protein MTHETQAHTDERRESAEAAVAAYSFVDQPGISLRQRLMLLANGQRFSAVVYALAELNIADQLVKGPRTVGELADTVGADEAALYRMLRCAALLGVFRETEGRRFTLTPLAEGLRTDLPDGVRDAVLLDGSGFFWGAFGSILHAARTGRPGFDAANGMSFWEYLQGNPEAGGVFDDAMTTISRRLGGLYLDRVDFSRFPVLADVGGGRGYFLAEILRRNPGMRGVLFDRPQVTGTAGELLAEREVADRVEVVGGDFFTDPVPSGCDAYVLKTVLHDWPDEKAVAILRRVREAIGDSEGRLLVLEQVVAPGNTWDTAKFLDVDMLVVMGGRERNLDEWRGLLTAGGFELDCEPAIGDWAVLECRPG from the coding sequence ATGACCCACGAGACACAGGCCCACACCGACGAACGTCGGGAGAGCGCCGAGGCGGCCGTGGCGGCGTACTCCTTCGTCGACCAGCCCGGCATCTCCCTCCGCCAGCGGCTCATGCTCCTCGCCAACGGCCAGCGGTTCTCCGCGGTCGTCTACGCGCTGGCCGAACTAAACATCGCGGACCAACTGGTCAAGGGGCCTCGCACGGTCGGAGAACTGGCCGACACGGTCGGCGCCGACGAGGCGGCGCTCTATCGGATGCTGCGCTGCGCCGCGCTCCTGGGTGTGTTCCGGGAGACCGAGGGCCGGCGGTTCACGCTCACCCCCCTCGCCGAAGGGCTGCGCACCGATCTGCCCGACGGGGTGCGGGACGCCGTCCTCCTCGACGGATCCGGCTTCTTCTGGGGCGCGTTCGGGTCGATCCTGCACGCGGCACGGACCGGACGTCCCGGTTTCGACGCGGCGAACGGAATGTCCTTCTGGGAGTATCTCCAGGGCAACCCGGAGGCCGGCGGGGTCTTTGACGACGCTATGACCACCATCAGCCGCCGACTGGGCGGCCTCTACCTGGACCGGGTGGACTTCTCGCGGTTCCCGGTCCTCGCCGACGTCGGCGGCGGACGTGGCTACTTCCTCGCCGAAATCCTCCGCCGCAACCCGGGCATGCGGGGCGTGCTGTTCGACCGTCCCCAGGTCACCGGCACAGCGGGAGAGCTGCTGGCCGAACGCGAGGTGGCCGACCGCGTCGAGGTCGTCGGGGGCGACTTCTTCACCGACCCGGTTCCGTCCGGCTGCGACGCGTACGTCCTCAAGACCGTGCTGCACGACTGGCCCGACGAGAAGGCCGTGGCGATCCTGCGCCGTGTGCGCGAGGCGATCGGCGACTCCGAGGGTCGGCTGCTCGTCCTCGAGCAGGTCGTGGCGCCCGGCAACACCTGGGACACCGCCAAGTTCTTGGACGTGGACATGCTGGTGGTGATGGGCGGCCGCGAGCGCAACCTCGACGAGTGGCGCGGGCTGCTCACCGCCGGCGGATTCGAGCTGGACTGCGAACCGGCCATCGGCGACTGGGCGGTGCTGGAGTGCAGGCCCGGCTGA
- a CDS encoding cyclase family protein: MRLVDLSSPVDAQGWEPEPVTHEVITPAEGARHMASEMREHFGIDFDPSVLDDGELLSIDTLRLTTHTGTHIDAPAHYGTRASYREGPPRTIDELPLEWFHRPAVVLDLTDAEPGVVGADRIRSELDRTGVEPAPLDIVLLHTGADRWAGTEKYFTNFAGLDGPAVHLLLDYGVKVIGTDAFSLDAPFGDILRRYQRTEDRSVLWPAHFAGRDREFCQIERLANLDRLPRHGFTLSCFPVKIAGAGAGWTRAVAFIDDNEG; the protein is encoded by the coding sequence ATGAGACTGGTCGACCTGTCGTCTCCCGTCGACGCCCAGGGCTGGGAGCCCGAACCGGTGACCCACGAGGTGATCACGCCGGCCGAGGGCGCCCGGCACATGGCTTCGGAGATGCGCGAGCACTTCGGTATCGACTTCGACCCGAGCGTCCTCGACGACGGTGAACTGCTGTCGATCGACACGCTGCGCCTCACCACCCACACCGGCACGCACATCGACGCGCCCGCTCACTACGGCACCCGCGCCTCCTACCGCGAGGGACCGCCGCGCACCATCGACGAACTCCCTCTGGAGTGGTTCCACCGCCCCGCCGTCGTCCTCGACCTCACGGACGCGGAACCCGGCGTGGTCGGCGCCGACCGAATCCGGTCGGAACTGGACCGCACCGGCGTCGAGCCCGCGCCGTTGGACATCGTGCTGCTGCACACGGGGGCGGACCGGTGGGCCGGTACGGAGAAGTACTTCACGAACTTCGCCGGTCTCGACGGACCCGCCGTGCACCTCCTGCTCGACTACGGGGTGAAGGTCATCGGCACCGACGCCTTCAGTCTGGACGCGCCCTTCGGCGACATACTGCGCCGCTACCAGCGGACCGAGGACCGGTCCGTACTGTGGCCCGCCCACTTCGCCGGACGCGACCGCGAGTTCTGTCAGATCGAGCGCCTCGCCAACCTGGACCGGCTGCCTCGGCACGGCTTCACCCTGTCGTGCTTCCCCGTGAAGATCGCCGGGGCCGGGGCCGGATGGACCCGGGCGGTCGCTTTCATCGACGACAACGAGGGCTGA
- a CDS encoding FAD-dependent monooxygenase, with translation MEESTDVCVVGGGPAGMTLALLLLRSGVRVTVVERSSSLSREYRGEILQPGGLAVLDEIGVLKGATDRGAHVLDRFRLVERGRVLMSFDYRRLPPPHNYLLSLPQDHLLAELLDRCHDFPGFRYHVAKVNGLVREGGVVRGVRAKAQNLVHTVRAACVVAADGRHSQVRRLAGIDHVRQDVFDQDVVWFRLPGEERLGEVMVNRAGGNPVLAYDSHPGAVQMGWTLPKGEWKRLAPLGIEEVRRRISAATPQFADRVEQALRSFADVSLLDVFGASAQRWTDDGLVLIGDAAHTHGPLGAQGINLAVQDAALLHPILVAAVDDGDTSAARLGEFEEIRRPHINAVMKFQAVQSRMMLSADSLATFLRPKLARVVMHTPIGTKFTRRIAFGAPGIRVASNLFTANQKE, from the coding sequence ATGGAAGAGTCGACAGATGTCTGCGTGGTCGGCGGCGGCCCGGCTGGTATGACCCTTGCTCTCCTGCTGCTGCGATCCGGAGTGCGCGTCACCGTTGTGGAGCGCAGTTCCTCCCTCAGCCGCGAATACCGCGGCGAGATCCTGCAGCCCGGCGGTCTCGCCGTGCTCGACGAGATCGGCGTCCTCAAGGGCGCGACGGACCGAGGCGCGCACGTCCTGGACCGGTTCCGGCTCGTGGAGCGCGGCCGGGTCCTGATGTCCTTCGACTACCGCAGGCTGCCGCCGCCGCACAACTACCTGCTCAGCCTGCCGCAGGACCACCTGCTCGCCGAACTCCTCGACAGGTGCCATGACTTCCCGGGCTTCCGCTACCACGTGGCAAAGGTCAACGGACTGGTCCGCGAGGGTGGCGTGGTCCGCGGCGTCCGAGCCAAGGCTCAGAACCTCGTACACACCGTGCGAGCCGCCTGTGTGGTGGCGGCCGACGGACGGCACTCGCAGGTCCGCCGGCTCGCGGGAATCGACCACGTCCGCCAGGACGTCTTCGACCAGGACGTCGTCTGGTTCCGGCTGCCCGGCGAGGAGCGCCTCGGCGAGGTCATGGTGAACCGCGCGGGCGGCAACCCCGTGCTTGCGTACGACTCGCACCCGGGCGCCGTCCAGATGGGCTGGACCCTGCCCAAGGGGGAGTGGAAGCGGCTCGCGCCGCTCGGTATCGAAGAGGTGCGCCGACGTATCTCCGCGGCGACCCCGCAGTTCGCGGACCGTGTGGAACAGGCGCTGCGGAGTTTCGCCGACGTCTCGTTGCTCGACGTGTTCGGTGCGTCCGCCCAGCGGTGGACCGACGACGGACTCGTCCTCATCGGTGACGCCGCGCACACCCACGGCCCGCTCGGTGCCCAGGGCATCAACCTCGCGGTGCAGGACGCGGCGCTGCTCCACCCGATCCTGGTCGCCGCCGTCGACGACGGCGACACGAGCGCGGCACGACTCGGCGAGTTCGAGGAGATCCGCCGGCCGCACATCAACGCCGTGATGAAGTTCCAGGCCGTCCAGAGCCGGATGATGCTCTCCGCCGACAGCCTGGCCACCTTCCTGCGCCCCAAGCTCGCCCGTGTCGTCATGCACACACCGATCGGTACCAAGTTCACCCGGCGGATCGCTTTCGGAGCACCGGGCATCCGCGTCGCCAGCAATCTCTTCACCGCCAACCAGAAAGAGTGA
- a CDS encoding SDR family oxidoreductase, with protein sequence MSKPHTSSDVQPLPGLKGKSALVIGGTRGVGRAVTEKLAASGCDVIATYAHSVPDAEMLLADLQDTPGSLVTIRGDARRASTLPELMREVRERHGHLDVLVHSVASAHPMPTLGMRLTDVYADMATALVPLAASAGPASDLMPEGGRIIVVSASVARGVAPHLVSLGVAKAALESLVRFVAVELADRGVTVNAVSASKLDKGAGTTRPEVARAIGARTPAGRLATPRDVADTVALLCLPEAQWITGHVVSADGGLGLLA encoded by the coding sequence GTGTCGAAACCGCACACGAGCAGCGACGTCCAGCCACTGCCAGGTCTCAAGGGCAAGAGCGCCCTTGTCATCGGCGGCACCCGAGGCGTCGGCCGAGCCGTCACCGAGAAGCTCGCCGCTTCGGGCTGCGACGTCATCGCCACGTACGCCCACTCGGTGCCGGACGCCGAGATGCTTCTCGCGGACCTCCAGGACACGCCGGGAAGCCTCGTCACGATACGTGGTGACGCACGCCGTGCCTCGACCCTGCCCGAGTTGATGCGCGAGGTGCGCGAGCGGCACGGCCACCTCGACGTCCTCGTGCACTCGGTCGCCTCGGCGCACCCCATGCCGACACTCGGCATGCGCCTGACCGACGTGTACGCCGACATGGCGACCGCGCTCGTGCCGCTCGCAGCGTCCGCGGGACCGGCCTCCGACCTGATGCCCGAGGGCGGCCGGATCATCGTCGTGTCGGCGAGCGTCGCCCGCGGCGTGGCTCCCCATCTGGTCAGCCTGGGCGTAGCCAAGGCAGCCCTGGAGAGCCTCGTCCGGTTCGTGGCCGTGGAACTGGCCGACCGTGGTGTGACGGTCAACGCGGTCTCCGCCTCCAAGCTCGACAAGGGAGCGGGGACCACGCGCCCGGAGGTAGCCCGCGCGATCGGTGCGCGCACCCCCGCGGGGCGGCTCGCGACCCCCCGGGACGTCGCGGACACCGTGGCGCTGCTCTGCCTGCCCGAAGCCCAGTGGATCACCGGCCATGTGGTCTCGGCCGACGGCGGCCTCGGCCTGCTGGCCTGA
- a CDS encoding methyltransferase: protein MTAPALEAVTNLRRLALAAGHAAALRAAAQLGVADALGEEPASAAELARAINAEPGTLDRLLRALSSQGVFAAQDDGYAHTPVSRLLRTDTPRSLRDMVLWATEPWTWTVWPRLADAVRTGKGGFSEVHGKDFFTFLYEDAPESAEVFNRAMTQASRLSSDAIAEALDLNGDLTVVDVAGGHGDLVATVLERDPSLRGALFDLPGVLTDVDPRLRADGELGDRCRLVAGDCRESVPIEADVFILKNVLEWDDANTVAALRNVAASARPGGRVVVVENLVDGSPETGFTTAMDLLLLLNVDGRKHLRQSLLRLVREAGLTVTDVRPVGPYLHMIDSRVPDVPGITR from the coding sequence ATGACAGCTCCCGCTCTCGAAGCCGTGACGAACCTCCGCCGACTCGCCCTCGCCGCCGGCCACGCTGCCGCGCTCCGCGCCGCGGCGCAGCTGGGTGTCGCCGATGCGCTCGGCGAGGAACCCGCCTCCGCCGCCGAACTGGCGCGCGCGATCAACGCCGAACCGGGCACGCTGGACCGGCTGCTGCGCGCGCTCAGCTCACAGGGCGTCTTCGCCGCCCAGGACGACGGCTACGCGCACACACCGGTCTCCCGACTGCTGCGCACCGACACCCCGCGCAGCCTGCGCGACATGGTCCTGTGGGCCACCGAGCCCTGGACGTGGACCGTGTGGCCGCGCCTCGCCGATGCCGTGCGCACCGGCAAGGGCGGCTTCAGCGAGGTTCACGGAAAGGACTTCTTCACGTTCCTCTACGAGGACGCGCCGGAGTCCGCCGAAGTCTTCAACCGGGCCATGACACAAGCCAGTCGGCTCTCGTCGGACGCGATCGCGGAAGCGCTCGACCTGAACGGCGACCTCACCGTGGTGGACGTCGCGGGCGGTCACGGCGACCTCGTCGCGACGGTCCTGGAGCGCGACCCGTCACTGCGAGGCGCCCTGTTCGATCTGCCGGGTGTCCTCACCGACGTCGACCCGAGACTGCGGGCCGACGGTGAGCTCGGCGACCGCTGCCGGCTGGTGGCGGGCGACTGCCGCGAGTCGGTGCCGATCGAGGCGGACGTCTTCATCCTCAAGAACGTCCTGGAGTGGGACGACGCCAACACCGTGGCCGCGCTGCGCAATGTGGCCGCCTCGGCCCGCCCTGGCGGACGGGTCGTCGTGGTGGAGAACCTGGTCGACGGGAGCCCGGAGACCGGGTTCACCACGGCGATGGATCTCCTGCTGCTGCTCAACGTCGACGGCAGGAAGCATCTGCGGCAGAGTCTGCTGCGCCTGGTGCGGGAGGCAGGTCTCACCGTCACCGACGTACGGCCGGTGGGCCCTTATCTGCACATGATCGACAGCCGTGTGCCCGACGTCCCCGGCATCACCCGTTGA
- a CDS encoding AfsR/SARP family transcriptional regulator: protein MMPGSHRRGTCTCACRSQKHVQGSILAAFSVILSVDSDCLSSTDCGGKLFLAILGVSKMKLGVLGTLTINDVEVAEILTAPKPRSVLAMLMLEPGRAVSTASLIQELWDERPPRSASTTLQTYVLQLRRMFRDISPTVGQPPSDALVTRVPGYLLQADHTEHDLSAYEALVEQGQKVLEQGDSERAEELLSRALELWRGAPLSDVRPGPLLYPQICGLEESRLAATEMRIEANLRLGRHREVQSELTVLIGSYPLHEGIRVKHMLALFRAGRLSAALDSFHQYRHRLVTDLGLEPSPRIRGLQQAMLCFDPMADSLAILDRVASGVSR from the coding sequence ATGATGCCGGGGTCGCATAGGCGGGGCACCTGCACGTGTGCATGTAGATCGCAAAAACATGTGCAAGGCTCCATTTTGGCCGCCTTCTCGGTGATATTGTCAGTCGACTCGGATTGCCTTAGCAGCACTGACTGCGGGGGTAAGTTGTTTTTGGCCATCCTGGGGGTAAGCAAGATGAAGCTCGGCGTTCTCGGCACTTTAACCATCAATGATGTCGAAGTGGCAGAAATACTGACGGCACCCAAGCCTCGTAGTGTCCTTGCGATGCTGATGCTCGAGCCCGGCCGTGCGGTGTCCACCGCATCGCTGATCCAGGAGCTCTGGGACGAGCGCCCACCACGCAGCGCGTCCACGACGCTCCAGACGTACGTGCTCCAACTGCGTCGCATGTTCCGCGACATCTCACCGACGGTCGGGCAGCCCCCGTCGGACGCGCTGGTCACTAGAGTGCCGGGGTACCTGCTGCAGGCGGACCACACCGAACACGACCTCAGCGCGTACGAGGCGTTGGTCGAGCAGGGCCAGAAGGTCCTGGAGCAGGGTGACAGCGAGCGGGCCGAGGAACTGCTCTCGCGTGCGCTCGAACTCTGGCGGGGAGCCCCGCTGAGCGACGTCAGGCCCGGACCGCTCCTGTACCCGCAGATCTGTGGGCTCGAGGAGAGCCGTCTGGCGGCGACGGAGATGCGTATCGAGGCCAACCTGCGGCTCGGCCGGCATCGTGAGGTACAGAGCGAACTGACGGTTCTGATCGGCAGTTACCCCCTCCACGAGGGGATCCGGGTCAAGCACATGCTGGCCCTGTTCCGGGCCGGCCGGCTGTCCGCCGCGCTCGACTCGTTCCACCAGTACCGGCACCGGCTGGTGACCGACCTGGGCCTCGAACCGTCCCCACGGATACGGGGTCTCCAGCAGGCGATGCTCTGCTTCGACCCCATGGCCGACTCGCTGGCGATTCTCGACCGCGTCGCGTCCGGTGTTTCTCGATGA